The DNA region CACGGGGTCGAAGCAAGTTGAAATCGGTAAACAGCTAACTCCCGTCTCTCTTTCGGTGAACCCGGAATTTGAATTTTGGAATGGGGAATGCAATGTGCTTCGTGGCGTGCAGGGAACAAGTTGTGCGAGGACGGTAAGAAGTATGGCACTGAGAACACGTGTACCAGTGGAAGCACGCTGTCAAAGGCGGCATTGAGTTTCGCCAAGGCACGATCCATGATGGAAAAGGAAAGGAGTAACCTGCTGAAAGCCCTGGGCACACAGGTATCGACCATTGTTTGCTTTTATAAGTGTAAGTATGAGTATGGATACGTGGGATTATGGAAGATGAGCAACTGGTGCATTGTGCGTTACGGTTGCAATAGTGTTGAAATTTATTGAATTAGACCAGGGAATTGGCATTACTATTTGATGCACGGCAGTTTTTGTTGGACTAACTGTCAGTTAGCACAGAATATAACGCTACCAATTCTGCTGGCTTACCTCTTATTTTTATTTTCGTGTTGTACTGATAGTATAGAATGCATGTTAGGGTAGTTTTTGCTATTTAAATTGCTATTATTCATCTTATAAGTTATATGTAACTAGAACAAGCAGCAGTTAAGTATTAAGTGTTCTCAAACTCCCAGTTCATAACCTTTTCTTAGTTTCTTATTCTTATGTTAAATGAAAGTCCAACAAAATAGAAGATAGGATCGTAGGAAAAATTGGAAATAGGCTGTGCACGGGTCTGGGTAAGTTGATTTACCCTAAGCAATTAACTGTAGCTGGTCGATACTGAGAGCAGTGGCTTGTGAAGTTCGTTTTTAACTTGTGTTTTCTATTGATGTGCTTTCCTTTTTTGAACTTCTCATCTGTTACCTGTCTAAATGGGTAATTACCTCTTGCAATCTATTAACTTCCTTGCTTGTCATGAGTGCCATAATGCTCTTACATATTTTGTACATTTGTCTTGAAATCAAACCTAGACAAAGCTTTGTGTAAGTAACGTGAACTACCATCAGGTTGCAGAACCACTGAGGGCTATGGTTATGGGAGCTCCTTTGGAGGATGCTCGTCACCTTGCCCAAAGATACGACAGAATGCGTCAAGAAGCTGAAGCGCAGGTAACTTCACTATGTATGATTTATATTTGCCTTTAGTCTTTGTATCTCGCTATTAACAAGAAACCACATCCATTATCACCTTTGCTTTTGGTATCAAGCAATCTTTACACTAATTCTTACTATTGAAAGATAAATGGTAAAATGTCATAGCAAGAACTATTTTAGTACACCTCAGATACAAATAATGTAGTGATAAAACTTTTTGAATCAAGGCATGCAATTTTAGGATTTTGACATTTGTGTTTTTATATGAGGAATGTACTTTGCGCAACTTAAGCTCAGGTTCTGTTTCTTCTGTACTTGTGCTAGAATTCAAACGTGAGCATTCCTTTTTCAGTTGAGCTGTAAGGCCATGTTGCATTGAGACCAGAGTAAATAGTTAAGAACTTGAGGATTGACTATATTAATTGTAGCAAGTAGGTATATTGATAACTTATTAGTCAAATAATATGTTTATATTTTGTTTTCCGTGTGCAGTGGCAACTGAGCTAGACAAACCATCTTATCTTTTTAAAGAATTGCATTGTTCAGAATCTTCTTTGTTTTCTGTTTATTGTTTTTCCACATTGCTTAGTCGGTCACACTACCCATTTTGCTCACAACACTTTCTAATATTGCACTGTAACTTGAAATCACTTAGGCATGCTATACTGTTCCTTTTTGGGGAATTTTCAGAatcttccttccttttcttgttCCTGAAAAAACTAGAAATTTTTCTTTGGATTTCTGTAGGCTATTGAAGTTTCGAAGCGCCAAATGAAATTAAGAGAGGCATCTGGAAATGGTGATATGATTTCAAGGCTAGAGGCAGCTGAGACAAAGCTGCAGGAGTTGAAATCAAATatgggggttttgggcaaagaAGCTGTTGCAGCAATGACTGCTGTTGAAGCTCAACAGCAAAGGCTGACATTGCAGCGACTTATTGCATTGGTACATTCTTTATACTGTTGAGTTTTTTGGGTGGTCGTTTACTATTTTCTTGTAAGTCTTGAGCTTTGCTATTGTGTCTCATTACATTTGTTGACTGAACTGAAGGTTGAATCTGAAAGAAATTACCACCAAAGGGTCCTACAAATTCTTGATCAGCTTGAAAGAGAGGTACTGATAGTTTCACATTACTTCCTTACCATGCTTGTATTAAAGAAACTTCACGTCTTCAACAAAAATCCGTTTGTTTCTGGTATCTTGATGAAGCACTCTTTATTTTTCTAGATGGTATCTGAGCGCCAAAGAATCGAAGGAGCACCTCCTCCGGTTGTTGAAAGTTCCATGCCACCTCCACCTGCATATGAAGAAGTCAACGGTATATTCATGAGGAACACCGTTGCAGAATTGGTCGAGACTGTGGAGTACTTCTTGGCTGAGGTATATTGCTTCATCACATTGCACAAGTTTAGCTGCTAGCCATATCATGATAAATGGATTATTTTACTACATTTGGTCATTTTTCTTTTCCAGGCCATCCAGTCATATCGAGCTGAGAGCGACACTGAGCTCAACCTTGCAGCTGGTGACTACATAGTGGTCCGAAAGGTAGTGCTATTCTCATAGAGTAATAGACTAACAGTACCTGCTCCTTAGCTTAGCCCAGGTCCACCGACCAGTCAGCAGCTTAAAAATGGATTGCCCATGCTACATCTCTTCTGCACCAGCTTCATACTGATTGCTTTGTTCATATATGCAAAATCGGTCACTGAACTTCTGTCAAAAACTTTCATAATCAGGTGTCAAACAATGGATGGGCCGAAGGTGAATGTAGGGGTAAGGCTGGCTGGTTCCCTTATGACTACATCGAGAAACGGGAACGTGTGCTTGCAAGTAAAGTTACCCAAGTTTTCTAAGACGCCCACCGAGCCATACATATCCCCGTGTTTGTACACTGTGTATTATGTTCGTTATCGTCAGAGAAAATCTGTAATTTTGCTGAAACCTGCCTGTTGAGGGCTTGTTCGGCTGTTCCTGCCCGGCCGTCTGCATTGTTCAAATCCGTATGGCAGGAACTGAACACTAATGTTTATCTCCATTCTTCAACTATCCCGTCAATATATACCCgtacattttttttttgtttcgaGCATGCAACAAAGTCAGAAATCAAGAACCAACTATTCTTTATCATTTCACAAATTCGTTTAAATCGTATCGTTGCATGTAATTCAGAGGGCTCATTTGGTTCTCTTCCAAGAGTTGCATGTATTATGTTCAATTGGCCAAACACTTGGTTGCCCTTAAATGGCCAAAATTTGTCAATACAAATCAACTTGGAAGACAATGAATGGAAAATTTCGAATTCTTGGCAGCAATTCAAATGCAAGCTGTCTCCAGAGTGTGAGCCATACGTATTTCCTGCTGTCAGCTATCCAGATCTATCCGTCACTGACACGTGGGGACAGGGTCCGAAATTTCTTATCTCCTCTGCCTCCGCGGTTGCAAGCTTTTGCTATCCCCTGCTTATCCCTCCGCGAACTCGCCTTCCACcatggcggcggcagcggcggcggcggcggcggtgaccctcctccgcctccctcTCGCCCGTCTCAACTACCACCTCCGCTCCGTCCCTCCCCCTCGTATCCCGCCCCCACGCCTCCGCATCTCCACCTCCtaccgcttcctctcctccctggGCCACGGCTCTGCCTCCGCGGCCGTGGCCGAGGCGGTAGCCGCGCCGGACGCGGAGGGGGACCTGGTCGATGCGGAGGAAGAGAGTCACGAGGAGGAGTCTAcggccgaggcggaggcggaggcggaggcggaggcggaggcgcccCGGTCCTTCGTGCTGCCGCGGCTGCCGCGGCCGAAGCTGAGCGTGAAGGAGCGCAAGGAGCTGGCCTCGTACGCGCACGGCCTCGGGAAGAAGCTCAAGTCGCAGCAGGTGGGCAAGGGCGGCGTCACACCCAACCTCGTCTCGGCTTTCAGTGACAACCTCGAGTCAAACGAGCTCCTCAAGGTATTCCTCGTTCGCCCCTAATTGTCAAATCCATGGTGCATTTAGTTTTGCCTACAAGGAATTTGCGTGTTGTTTCAGTACCCAAATAAGCCAATAAACCACATCCTGAAATGGATAAAACTAGGAAGGGATGCCATTATAAGGTTTCTTCACCAGTTCATAGTTCAATCACGAATTTGGAACATAGTGTGGAGTTGCCACTGTGCTGCCGATTCCAGCTAGAACTGGAAAGTTGAACTTGACTGGGAATTAGCTGAAGGAGGAAGGTCTATGAAACTTAGTTGTGACTGGTTGAGTTTTATCCACCTCATTGTTGGCTCCTGTGCCACCCTTCTTTGTTGTCCTTGTAATTGGGTAATGCAGATGTACAAATGTTAGAAGCTAACTTGGCAAAGAAAAATGATGAAACTTTTATCCACATGAGTTATAACAAGTATCACCTGCTTTTCTTTATTCTCTACAATTAACTTGAGCAAGAAGCTGGCTTGGAGGCCACTCTTGTACATAGACCTGTGAGACTGATGTTTCAGTAAGCAtcaacccttatgcttttatgTTCCTGTCTATATCCACTATCCATATTCTATAGCCCTTCTCTTTTATACACCCTTCCATTTTCTTACCATCAACACTACGACAATGGGTGGCTCTGTGCATTTGATGCCTGACAGTTGTGATAATTTTCTCATGAAATTTTCTTTGATCCAATTCATGTGCTAGAATAAAATAAGGATGCAAGATTCAGTGTATATTAGGCTATTGCTTAGTTTTCCATTTCCTTCAGCATTCCTTTCATATCTGTTACGTTCTTCTCACCAACATTTCTATGCTATGACAGCTAAAGATTCACGGGAACTGCCCTGGGGAACTAACCAATGTGATACTGCAACTTGAGGAGTCAACAGGATCTATTGCTGTCGACCAAATCGGCCGCTCAGTTATTCTGTATAGGCCTAGCACTAGCAAGATGAAAAAGAGGCAAGAGGTTGCTGAAAATGCTAGGAGATTTGCAAGATCTAAAGAAGAAAATGCTAGGCGATTTGCAAAATCTGAAGAATCATTTGAAGAACGTCCTAGAAACAGCACAGGCAGAAGATTTGTTAAATCTGGATCCACATTTAGCTCTCAACAGAAGAGAAGACCAATGGCATCCAAGGGATCGTCATATGGCCGAGGGTAGCAGCACCATAAAAAGGTATATGGCTTGTTTTCGTGCTGTCTGGACTCTGGAGAGACCATGTAAATTTTAGACAAACTAACTGGTATATGGATGCTAGTGCTAATTCTCGTCTTTGCCAGTAAGCTACGGTTCAAGCTTCCATGTCTCACCATTGAAATAGGGACAAGATACTTTACGCCCAGACTAAAACATGAGATAACCTAATTGATTTATATATCTGACCTACTCCAACAAAATTGGTGTGTCATCATATTTCTCCTCCTTCTGTCTCCTGGACGTAGTCCTTCAAATCTTAGCACGGGAACATGATTTTTCTCCATATTTGTCTGTATACCTATTTCATATGGCCCTTAAAATCACAGCAGAGGACCATCCGTTCTGGCTTTTGTGACTTTGTTATTAGTTGCGTCTGTTATGTTTCACTGGACCTAATGGTGCAGTGTCAGTTCAGTGCTTGACATCCATATTGCCCTTGTCTTGACTCCTGAGTTGTCACCATTGGTCCAAGAACCATCTTAGCAACATTGCTAGGATGCCAGTGAAGTTGTGAACCCTGCTAGAGTTATCGAACTTTTCAGACACAAAGtaaacttttttaaaaaaagtatAGAAAGATATACTTTTAATTTCTTAAGATCATGTGCTTTAGCTAACTCTTCAGCAGTTGAGCCTGATGGGTTGCACATGTGCCCAATTCTATTTCTAATTTGTGGTGGTTGGTGGGAGTTTCTGCTATCATTGACTTCTTTTCGGCCTGTACTTGAATTACTGCAACCATGAGGTCAAATGTACCAAATTCTTGGTAAAGATTCCAGATATTGTTTCTCTAATTCGTGGTTGCCATCGAGAGTCCTGCTATCTTTGACTTATTTTTGGCTGTACTTGAATTACTGATACCATGGGGTCAATGGCTGCCTGAAAGTTTCAACATTTCCTCGAACGTGTCTATTAGTTCCCATTGGTTGGTGAGGTCTGTGGTTTTTGGGACGGAAACCGTAACAATGAAGACTTGTATGAAACAAGGACATATGGGTTACTGATGGTATAAGAAATCTTCAGTATGGCCATCAGCCCATCAGCACCTGATTTTGTGGGGACCTCATCTCACATTCAACATTTGCATCCGAGACTAAACCACCCTTGCTTTCCTCCCCCGCATGCAGCACCTATTGATTCCTGTAGACAATCACAACACTTCCAACAAAACCTTTGTGCTCAGTTGCTCACTAACAGACCCTATTGACAACAGACAGTTCCTCAGTTTTTCCTCTTTGCAGATCGGAACGATGTGGATATGCCACAAGATCTGGCTTCTCGCTAGCCCTAGAGAAGATGCAACCCCAAGTCGCTGCACCTTCCTATTCTCTGCACAACAACGTCAACAACTGCTTTCCCATGAGAAAGATGAAAAACCAGACATGCATGCTTCCGCCGCGACACGTCTCCGGTGCTTTCTACCTGCAAGCATAACACCGATCAGAGATGTTTACGGGATCAAAGCTGAAAGCAGATGACAGTGATGAACTGACGGCTGACGACGATATCTGGTTTGGCCTTCCATGTTGCTACCATGGAATCGTGGATGGGAAGTAATGCCTGAAGATGAGTCCTTTCTATGCCGCGATGCCTTTAACCGCACCCAGCTGCTTCCAGACTCCAGTGTCCAGTCCAGGGCACCTTTCAGGCGGGTGGGCTGCCACCGTCGGTTGAGCTGCAGGGTCACCATGATAGCTGGAAAAGGGTTAATTTAGCCCAATTACTTTCTTAGTAAGCCTAGACCT from Panicum hallii strain FIL2 chromosome 9, PHallii_v3.1, whole genome shotgun sequence includes:
- the LOC112873906 gene encoding uncharacterized protein LOC112873906, coding for MAAAAAAAAAVTLLRLPLARLNYHLRSVPPPRIPPPRLRISTSYRFLSSLGHGSASAAVAEAVAAPDAEGDLVDAEEESHEEESTAEAEAEAEAEAEAPRSFVLPRLPRPKLSVKERKELASYAHGLGKKLKSQQVGKGGVTPNLVSAFSDNLESNELLKLKIHGNCPGELTNVILQLEESTGSIAVDQIGRSVILYRPSTSKMKKRQEVAENARRFARSKEENARRFAKSEESFEERPRNSTGRRFVKSGSTFSSQQKRRPMASKGSSYGRG
- the LOC112873904 gene encoding SH3 domain-containing protein 2-like — its product is MEAIRKQASKLREQVARQQQAVMKQFGGGYGADGAFADEAEAQQHSKLEKLYISTRAAKHFQRDIVRGVEGYIVTGSKQVEIGNKLCEDGKKYGTENTCTSGSTLSKAALSFAKARSMMEKERSNLLKALGTQVAEPLRAMVMGAPLEDARHLAQRYDRMRQEAEAQAIEVSKRQMKLREASGNGDMISRLEAAETKLQELKSNMGVLGKEAVAAMTAVEAQQQRLTLQRLIALVESERNYHQRVLQILDQLEREMVSERQRIEGAPPPVVESSMPPPPAYEEVNGIFMRNTVAELVETVEYFLAEAIQSYRAESDTELNLAAGDYIVVRKVSNNGWAEGECRGKAGWFPYDYIEKRERVLASKVTQVF